In Streptacidiphilus sp. P02-A3a, the DNA window CAGCGCGGCCGCGCCCGGCGTCAGGTTCTCGCCGATCTGCCGCATGAAGTTGTCGTCCACCCCGAAGTCCTGGGCGGAGCCGACGGCCGCGCCGGTCGCGCCGCCGATGGCGGCACCGAGGAAGGGCATGAAGAAGATCAGCCCGATCAGGCCGCCCCACAGCGCGCCCCCGGCCGCACCCATGCCGGTGGCGTTCACCGCCTGGTGCAGCTTGACCTTGCCGTCCTCCCTGCGCTCGACGACGACGGCGTCCTCGACCTGGATCAGTTTCTGCTTCTGCAGGTCCCCGAGCAGCGCCCGGACCTTCTCGGCGGTGTCGACGTCCGGATAGGCGACGGCGATCAGGTTGCTCATGGCGATTCCCTTCCCTGGATGGCACGTACGGCCCGCTGAACGACCGGCAGCGGTACACGGCTCGCCGTGCGGCGGCTGCCGGCCATTCGCCAGGCCGTACTGGGGAATCTAGCCAGATATCAGCCTTTTGTCCGATTTGCGGGTCGGCGTGTCGCCAGCACCTTCCGCTCCGCCCGCGTCGTCGCCTTGCTCGGCGGCACGCTCCCCGGGCTCGGCTCCACCGCGTCGGTGCGCAGCGTGAAGCCGATCTCGGCGCCGCCGCCGGGCCGGTTGTGCGCGAACGCCCGGCCGCCGTGGCTCTCCGCGACCTCGCGCACGATCGACAGGCCGA includes these proteins:
- a CDS encoding DUF1269 domain-containing protein translates to MSNLIAVAYPDVDTAEKVRALLGDLQKQKLIQVEDAVVVERREDGKVKLHQAVNATGMGAAGGALWGGLIGLIFFMPFLGAAIGGATGAAVGSAQDFGVDDNFMRQIGENLTPGAAALFVLVQNAVPEKVIPQLAPFGGQLIQTSLSDDAEAHLREAVRVAQGVQA